The nucleotide sequence TACAAATGTTCTTGCAGCTTCTTTAACTACTGGTTCTCCTGGGCGCATAACTTTATAAATTCTAATAGCAGCTAGATCATTTTCATCTTCTAAGCCTTCAGTTTGCTTAAGTAGCTTTAGAGTCTCATAATCTTGTAAAAATGAGTTGATAATAGCATCATCAACGCCGCTTGCAAGATCATTTGCTATTTCTATGCTATTTTGCTCGGCTACTATTTTTGCTAATTTATTCTCATCTAGCTGAGTTAAAGTATCATAAATAACTTCACCGCTCTCTTTATCTATAACTGGACTAGCCAGATATCTATTTACCAAAACTTCTACTGGATACTCTACAAATTTAAGTCCATCTTCAATGAGCTTATCTGCTTTTTTCTTTGTAAGTCTCTTTCCTGCTTGATGTAAAATATTTCCATCTTCATCTTTTATATCATAATCAACTCTTCCAGAAAAATCATCCGGATTAAACATAGTTAAAAATTTATTATTTTTTATATTTAATGTTTGAATAGGGTAAAATAACTTTACTATATCTTGTTTTTTATATCCAAGAGCTCTAAAAAGAATAGTTATAGGAACTTTTCTTCTTTTATTTATACGCACGTATAAAACATCTTTTGTGTCATATTCAAAATAGAGCCAACTACCGCGATCTGGTATAATTTGTGCTGTATATATTAGTTTATTGACTACAGTCGGACTCTCTTCTTCTTTAAATATAACACCTGGGCTTCTATGAAGCTGATTTACTACGACTCTTTCTACGCCGTTTATTATAAATGAAATTCTATCTGTCATAAGAGGAATTTCACGTACAAAAATTTCTTGTTCTTTTATATCTTTTACGCCGACTTTTTCACTTGTTTTTTCATCTCTGTCATGTACAATCAGTCTAATTTTAATTTTTAAATTTACGCAATACGTAAGCCCTCTTTCCATACACTCTCTAACTGTATATCTTGGCTTACTTATTTCGCTGCTGACATACTCTAATGTAAGTCTGTTTTGAGGATCATGTATTGGGAATATTGACTTAAATACTTTTTCAATTCCGCTTTCGGTTTGTGAATTATCAAGATTTAAAAAATGATCAAAACTCTTTTTTTGTAATTGTAATAAATTTGGAACATCAATCTCTTTTGCAACATTTGAAAAATCAACTCTGAGACGATTTCCAGAATATAGGCTATTTAGCATTTGACTACCTCATGGAATAGTTTGAAAGAAAATAAACCACAATGACGTGGTATAAGCAATTTTAGGAGCAAGAACTCTTGCTCCTCCAAAAAAAAGTAAATTATTTAAGTTCGACTTTAGCGCCAGCTTCTTCAAGCTCTTTTTTAGCTGCCTCTGCCTCATCTTTGCTAACACCCTCTTTAAGAACCGATGGAGTTCCTTCAACAGCGTCTTTAGCCTCTTTAAGACCAAGACCTGTAAGAGCGCGAACAACTTTAATAACGTTAATTTTTTTATCGCCAGCATCAACTAGAACGATATTAAACTCAGTTTTCTCTTCAGCAGCTTCAACAGCAGCTCCACCAGCTGCGCCAGCTATCATAACAGGAGCAGCGCTTACGCCGAATTTCTCTTCAAATTCTTTTACTAATTCACTTAGTTCTAATACAGAAAGATTAGAAATAAATTCTAATACATCTTCTTTAGTTATTGCCATTT is from Campylobacter fetus subsp. testudinum 03-427 and encodes:
- the rplL gene encoding 50S ribosomal protein L7/L12 (Pfam matches to PF00542.15 Ribosomal_L12, and to PF16320.1 Ribosomal_L12_N), which gives rise to MAITKEDVLEFISNLSVLELSELVKEFEEKFGVSAAPVMIAGAAGGAAVEAAEEKTEFNIVLVDAGDKKINVIKVVRALTGLGLKEAKDAVEGTPSVLKEGVSKDEAEAAKKELEEAGAKVELK